GCGCCGGCGGCCGATCCCGTTGAAGCCAAACCGGCGAAGGGCGCGGCAGCTTCCGTCAAGGACATGACGCAGCGCGCCAAGGCGGCTGTGATGTCGATCGCTTCCGGCGGCAAGCCCAGCATGGTCGAAAAACTGTGGGGCAAGGAGCCGTCGCGCGGATCGCTGCTGTCCTACGCTTCCGCCGATGTCAGCGCGACCGGCAGCCTGCCCAGGGAACAGAACCCGATGCTCGGGGGATCGGCGCCCTATGATCGCTCGACCGCGGTCTACGACATTGCGGCGCGCAAGGTCTATCTGCCCGACGGCACCGTGCTGGAAGCGCATTCCGGGCTCGGCTCCAAGATGGACGACGTGCGCTACGCACATGTGCGGATGCAGGGCGTGACGCCGCCGCATATCTATGAACTGACCCCGCGCGAGGCGCTGTTCCACGGCGTGCCGGCGCTGCGGCTCAATCCGATCGGCGGCGAGGACAAGATCTTCGGCCGCACCGGGCTGCTCGCGCACACCTACATGCTCGGTCCCAACGGTGATTCCAACGGCTGCGTGTCGTTCAAGGACTACTACGCATTCCTCGACGCCTACCGCAACCGCGGCATCAAGCGGCTGGCGGTGGTCGCGAAGGTGGAGTGAGGGGGGATCGTCATGCCGCCGGGCGCGGCACGATCTTCTTGTAGCTGTGGGTGTTCTCCGCCTTGGAGAGATCGTAGGCGGCCTGCAGGTTGAGCCAGAAGCGCGGATCGGTGCGGAAGTAGCGTCCGAGCCGGATCGCGGTGTCCGCGCTAACGTCGCGCGCGCCGCGCATGATCTCGGTCAGCCGGTTGGCCGGAATATCCAGCTCCTTCGCCAGGACCCGCGCCGACAGGCCCAGCGGCACCAGATATTCCTCTTTCAACACTTCTCCCGGATGAGTCCGCAACCGCGCCATCGCTGCCTCCCTCAATGATAGTCCACGATCTCGATCGCCTCGGGGCCGTCGGGCGTCCAGCGGAAACAGATTCGCCACTGCCGGTTGATGCGAATGGAATGCTGCCCGCGGCGGTCGCCTTTCAATGCTTCCAGCCGGTTGCCCGGCGGGGATAGCAAATCGTCCAGACGGGTCGCCGCGTCCACCATATCGAGCTTGCGCAGGGCGACGGCCTCGATACTCCGCCAGCGGGCCGGGCAGGGGCCGCCACGAAACAGCAGTTCCGTGGCCTTGTCGGCAAAGCTGCGGATCATGCCCTGTAGTATGCGATACGTATCGCGGATTAGTCAAGCGGACTTTCGCGGTGGCTGACTGCCTCCCCATTTTTTCACCTTGGGCATGGCTTGCGCCCCCCCGGCTACGCCAGCGCATCGCCGTCGCGCGCGATAATCGCGAAACGGTCGGATAGCTCGACCAGCGCCACGTCGTGAACCGTTGCGGCGGCAATCGTCCCGCCGCGGCCGTCGGGAAGGTCGCGCGTGGCGCAGCTGTTGGCGTCGATGGTGACGCGAAAGCCGAGGTCGAGCGCCGCTCGCGCCGTGGAGCTGACGCACATATGCGTCATGAATCCCGCAAGAATGATGTTCTTGCGCCCGGTCGCGGCGAGGCGCGGCTGCAGATCGGTCCCGGCGAACGCATTGGGCAATTCCTTCTCGACCACCGGCTCGCCATCCAGCGGAGCCAGCGCGGATACGATCGCGCCACGCTCGGCGGCGCGATCGAACAGGCCGCCGGGCCGTCCCTTGTGCGCGATGTGAAAGATCGGGGCCCCGCTGTTCCGCGCCCGCGCCAGCAGCTTTGCGGCGTTTTTGATCGCCGCATGGGCGTCGGGCAGAGCGAGCGGGCCTGTGAGATATTCGTTCTGCAGGTCGATCAGAACGAGGCAGGCGTCGCTCAGCCTGGGAAGGCTGAGGTCGGCGCCGGCGAGCTGAAGCAGGGTTTTGGCGACGGTCATGGTTGCGGGATTTCCGATTGTGGTTGCCGATGACCAAACATAGCGAAAGCAGTCCGGCTTTCACGCAGGAAAATTGCTGCCGATGGCTGCAATATTGCAGGAAGCGGCTCCGTCGTGATAACGGAGAGCATGAACTGGGATGATCTCCGCATCGTTGCCGCAGTCAGGGACGAAGGCACCTATGCCGGCGCCAGCGCGCGGCTGCGGATCGACGAGACGACGGTGGGCCGGCGACTGGCGCGCATCGAGCGCGCGCTGGGCCTGAGACTGTTCGAGGCCGTCGACGGCGTGCGCCGGCCGACCCGGCAATGCGAGGCGGTTCTCGCGCATATCGAGGCGATGGCGGCGCACGTTGCCGACATCGGCAAGGTCGGCGAGAGCTTGGCCGGTCTGACCGGACGCTTCCGGATTGCGTCCACCAATGCCATTGCGGAGGAACTGTTGGCTCCGCGCGCCTGCCGTTTGCTGGTGCCGAACCCGGGCCTGAGCCTGCATTTCCTCACCTCCAGCGAGAACGTGAAATTCTCGCGCTGGGGTGCCGACCTCGCCATTCGCCTGCGAAAACCCGACAAGGGCGATTTCACGATCTCGAAGCTTGCTGAAATCAGGCTGTATTTTTTCGAGCCGGCCGTCGCGCCCGATTTCGAGCCTGTGATCTGCAGCTATCCCGATGACCTCGACCTCACCCCGGATTCCCTGTTCCTGAAGGGGAGGGGACTGCAACAGCGCGCGCGCTGCATCACGGATAATGTCCGCATCATCAAAACGCTGATCCAGACCCATCAGGCCATCGGCATCCTACCCGAACATTCCTGCGAGGAATTGCTGTCGGACCGCGGCCTGCGCGCCACGCTGCTGCCGCGGCGCCGCGACGTTTGGCTGCTGGTGCAGAACCATCTCAAGCGCGATCCCGCGGCGCGCGCCGTGATCGACTGGGTTCGCGACTGCTTTGAGGAATTTTCGAAGGCATAGGCGGGAGAGTGACTGGCGCAAGAACCACCTATCATACGCGGGCCGAGTTTTGCCTGCCAAACGAAAACCCCGGCATCGCTGCCGGGGTTTTGCATTTATGGAGCGAGATCCCGGCTCTGCGGTGCACCGCTTCGCGCTGCACCGCGTCCGGGACGACTTCGTCGCTTAGAAGTCCATGCCGCCCATGCCGCCGCCCGGGGGCATGCCGCCACCGGCCGGAGAACTCTTCTTCGGCAGTTCGGCGATCATGGCTTCGGTGGTGATCAAGAGAGCCGCAACCGAGGCTGCGTTCTGGATCGCCGCGCGAACCACCTTGGTCGGGTCGATGATGCCCTTGGTGACCAGGTTGCCGTATTCGCCGTTCTGCGAGTCGAAGCCGTAGGCGTACTGATCCTTCTCGAGGATCTTGCCGACGATGACGGAGCCGTCTTCGCCCGCGTTGATCGCGATCTGGCGGGCCGGCGCGGACAGCGCCTTGCGCACGATCTCGACGCCGGTCTTCTGGTCGTCGTTCTGGGTCTTGATGCGCTTGAGCTGCTCGGAGGCGCGCAGCAGAGCGACGCCGCCGCCCGGCACGATGCCTTCTTCAACCGCCGCACGGGTCGCATGCATCGCGTCATCAACGCGATCCTTGCGCTCCTTGACCTCGACCTCGGTCGCACCGCCGACGCGGATCACCGCGACGCCGCCGGCGAGCTTGGCCAGACGCTCCTGCAGCTTCTCGCGGTCGTAGTCCGAGGTGGTTTCCTCGATCTGCGCCTTGATCTGATGCACGCGGGCTTCGATGTCGGCCTTCTTGCCGGCGCCGTTGACGATGGTGGTGTTCTCCTTGTCGATCATCACCTTCTTGGCGCGGCCGAGCATCTGCAGGGTCACGTTCTCCATCTTGATGCCGAGATCTTCCGAGATCGCCTGGCCGCCGGTCAGGACAGCGATGTCCTGCAGCATGGCCTTGCGGCGATCGCCGAAGCCCGGCGCCTTGACGGCGGCAACCTTGAGGCCGCCACGCAGACGGTTGACGACGAGGGTGGCGAGAGCTTCGCCTTCGACGTCTTCCGCGACGATGACGAGCGGCTTGCCGGTCTGCACCACGGCTTCCAGCAGCGGAAGCAGTTCGTTCAGGTTGGAGAGCTTCTTCTCGTTGATCAGGATGTAGGCGTCGTCGAATTCGACGCGCATCTTGTCGGCGTTGGTGACGAAGTAGGGCGAGATGTAGCCGCGGTCGAACTGCATGCCTTCGACGACATCGAGTTCGGTCTCGAGCGACTTGGCTTCTTCAACCGTGATGACGCCCTCGTTGCCGACCTTCTTCATGGCGTCGGCGAGGAACTTGCCGATTTCGGCGTCGCCGTTGGCGGAGATGGTGCCGACCTGGGCGATTTCCTCGTTCGAGGTGACCTTCTTGGAGTTCTTGACGAGGTCGGCGACCACGGCTTCGACAGCCAGGTCGATACCGCGCTTCAGGTCCATCGGGTTCATGCCGGCGGCAACCGACTTGGCGCCTTCACGGACAATCGCCGCCGCGAGCACGGTCGCGGTGGTGGTGCCGTCGCCGGCAGCATCCGCCGACTTCGATGCCACTTCGCGCACCATCTGGGCGCCCATGTTCTCGAACTTGTCCTCGAGCTCGATCTCCTTGGCGACGGTGACGCCGTCCTTGGTGATGCGGGGAGCGCCGAACGACTTGTCGAGCACGACGTTGCGGCCCTTGGGGCCGAGCGTGACCTTCACCGCGTTGGCGAGGATGTCGACGCCGCGCAGCATGCGATCGCGGGCATCAACGCCGAATTTGACTTCTTTAGCTGACATTTATTCGTCTCCGTTTGAAACTGGATCCTCATCCCATGGGAGCCCGGAGGGCGTCTCGAAGGATGAGATGAGTTGAGCATGGGGCTCATCCTTCGAGACGCCGGCTGCGCCGGCTCCTCAGGATGAGGGAACGGACGCGGCTTACGCGGCCTTCTTCTTGGTGGCGGGAACGTCGGTGAGGACGCCCATGATGTCGCTCTCCTTCATGATCAGGAGCTCCTCGCCGTCGAGCTTGACCTCGGTGCCCGACCATTTGCCGAACAGCACGCGGTCGCCGACCTTGAGGTCGATCGGGATCAGCTTGCCGGCTTCGTCGCGGCCGCCCGGGCCGACGGCGGTGATTTCGCCCTGCGAGGGCTTTTCCTTGGCACTGTCCGGAATGATGATGCCGCCTGCTGTCTTCTCTTCGGCGTCGATGCGCTTGACCACAACGCGGTCGTGAAGCGGACGGAATTTCATGCAGTCCTCCTAAGATTTTGAAGATGTTCGAGTTTTTAGAAAATTAGCAGTCCCCGCCGGCGAGTGCCAGCGTGAGCGCTCTCGACATAGGGCAGGTTGGTTGCGGGGACAAGGGCTTCTAGCAGAAAAACTGGCACTCAAATATGGCGCCTGCCAAAATCGTTCATCATCATTAATTCCGGCGGCCAAACCGCGGAAAGCCGTATTAGCACCTGCGGTAAGCTGCTGCTAACGCGGCCTTTTTCAACAAATCGTTAAACATTTAGGCTTGTGATGGACGGGTCGCGTGCGTCACATTTCTCTCATGTGAGCGCATCTCCGCCGGGCTGGCTCCGGTTGGTGGCCACCACGTGAATGCGCTCCAGCAATGGAGGTTGGCATGGTTTCGCGGGTTGGAGTCGTTTCCGACGACTTTCGGAAACAGGTGCTGGGCTACGGGCTGACGACGGCGCAGATCCTTTATCGGATGCCGGATCATCCCTCGCTGCTGCAGACCTACGTCTGGCAGAACTACGATCTGTTTCCGAAATTCCCGGCGCTGAAGGATTTTCTCGTCTTCTGGCAGGAGAAGCTCGAAGGCCCGTTGTTCTCGGTCACGGTGGCGCATTCCAAGCTGATCAAGCCCGCCGAGCTGCGCGCCGTCGACGGCGTGTTCCGGCTGCATTGACACGGGGCAGGGTGGGCGCGGCGCGAGCGCGCTTTGGCCCACCCCGCGAAGCCCAAATTGTGCTAGCCTCTTTCCTCCATTCGGAAAGGGAGAGCACCAATGGCCCAGAAGAAGCCGAAATCGCGCGCCGCGTCGAAGACCGCCGCGTCGAAGAAATCGCCGGCGCGCAAGACCGCCGCCAAAAAGGCGGCCGCCAAATCCACCGCGCGAAAAGCCATCAAGGCCAAGGACCGCAAGACCAAGGCGCGTGCGGCGCCTGCCGCCAAGCGCGCCCGCCCGAAGCAGCGCGTCGCCGTCAGCCATCACCGCGAAGAGGATTTCAAGGCCGATGGCCTGCGCGCCTACGCTATGTACCGCGATCTCGGCTTCGCCGATGCGACCGAAGGCCTGGCGCAGGCGCATGTGATCCGGCTGGTCGGACCGTGCGATCCCGATGAGGTTTCGAAACTGCACTTCCACGATGTCGAATTCCAGATGGTCTATGTCCTCAAAGGTTGGGTGAAGACCTACATGGAGGGACAGGGCGAGACCCTGATGGAGGAGGGCAGCGCCTGGATCCAACCACCCCGCATCAAGCACCTGATCATGGATTATTCCGACGACGTCGAACTGCTGGAAGTGATCCTGCCGGCGGAGTTCGATACCGTCGAACTGACGGCGTAAGCCGTCATTCCGGGGCGGCGCGAAGCGTCGAACCCGGAATCTCGAGATTCCGGGTTCAGCCCTGCGGGCTGCCCCGGAATGACGATAACTAATTCAACACCCCGACGATCGCGCCCATCAGGCAGGTCGTCAGCGTGCCCGAGACGATCGACTTCAGGCCAAGCGCATTGATCTCGTCGCGGCGCTCCGGCGCCATGGTGCCGAGCCCGCCGATCATGATGCCGAGGCTGCCGAAATTGGCAAAACCGCACATCGCATAGAGCATGATCAGCCGCGAGCGGGGCTCGAGCGCGTCGGGGCCGAGCTTCGACAGGTCGACATAGGCGATCAGTTCGTTCAGCACGGTCTTGATCCCCATCAGGCTGCCGGCGGTGACCGCCTGCGGCCACGGCAGGCCCATCAGCCAGCACACCGGCGCCATGACATAGCCGAGCATCCGCTGCATCGAGATCGCGGCGCCGCCGACGTTGGGCAACAGCCCGAGGATGGCGTTGGCGAGATAGACCAGCGCCACCAGCACGATCAGCATGGCGATGATGTTGAGCAGCAGCTCGAGCCCGGCGGTGGTGCCCTTGACGATCGCATCCATGGTGGAGGAGGCGTGGATGTCGGGATCGGCCTGCGCCACCCTGGAATCGATGAACGCCACGCGGGGATCGCCCCGGGGATCGGCCAGCGCGCCGGCGGTGCGCCTGTCCGACGTCTCCGGCACCATGATCAGGCTGACCAGGATCGCCGCCGGCGCGCCGAGCACGGAGGCGATGACGAAATGCACCGCGGCATCCGGGATCAGCGGCGCCAGCAGGGTGGCGTAGAGCACCAGCACGGTGCCGGCGATCCCGGCCATGCCGCCGGTCATGACCAGGAACAGTTCGCTGCGCGTCAGCTGCGCCAGATAGGGCCGGATGAACAGCGGCGCTTCGACCATGCCGAGAAAGATGTTGGCCGCGGTCGATAGCCCGACCGCGCCGCCGACTCGAAGCGTGCGCTCCAGCAGCCACGCCATGCCGCGCACGACCGGCGGCAGGATTTTCCAGTAGAATAAAAGCGTGGTGAGCACGCTCATGACCAGCACGACCGGCAGCGCCTGGAACGCCAGGATGAAGGCGGCGCCCGGCGCCTTCAGGTCGAACGGCAACGCAGCCCCGCCGAGATAGCCGAACACGAAGGAGGTTCCGGCGCGTGACGCTGCGGAGATGGCGCCGACGGCGTCGTTGATGACGCCAAATCCATACACCACGAACGGCAGTTTGATCAGCGCCACCGCGGTGAGAAGGGTCACGGCAAGCCCGATCGCCGCCTGCCGCAGCGACACCGCGCGGCGGTTCTCGCCGAACGCCCACGCGATCAAAAGCAATGCCAACACGCCGAACGCCGATTGAAGTTGCAGCATGATTCCCCCGCGGCCCCGGGGGATTATGGCAGCGATGGCAAGGTGTGGAAACCCGGCGCGCCCGGGCTGGATCACTCAACATGTCGTCCCGGCGAACGCCGGGACCCATACGCCGTGTCCTCTCGGTGAGAGCACCAGCGTTAGACGCCTCTTAAACCAATCAGCGCCGCGGAGTATGGGTCCCGCTTTCGCGGGGACGACAAGAGAGTGCGCTTACCCCCGGCCCACGAACGGCATCTTGGTGGCCATGACAGTCATGAACAGCACGTTGGCGTCGAGCGGCAGGCCGGCCATGTAGGCCACGGCGTCGCCGACCGCTTTCGCATCCATCCGCGGCTCCGGAATCTTGCGGCCGTCGGGCTGCAGCACGCCGGCGACCATGCGGTCGGTCATCGGGGTCGCGGCATTGCCGATGTCGACCTGGCCGACCGCGATGTCGTACATGCGGCCGTCGAGGTTGCTGGCCTTGGTCAGGCCGGTGATGGCGTGCTTGGTGGAGGTATAGGCCGCCGAGAACGGCCGCGGCGCATGCGCCGAGATCGAGCCGTTGTTGATGATGCGGCCGCCGCGCGGGGTCTGGTCCTTCATGATCCGGAACGCGTGCTGCGTGCACAAAAACGGCCCGGTCAGATTGGTGTTCACCACCGCCTGCCATTGCTCGAGGCTCAGGTCCTCGAAGTTCACCGGCGGCGCGCCCATGCCGGCATTGTTGAAGAGCACGTCGAGCCGGCCGTAGGTGTCCATCACCTTGGCGAACAGGGCTGCGATCGAGCCGGGATCGGTCATGTCGGCGGACACGCACAGGCTCTTGCCGACATTGTCGCCGAGCTTTTTGGTTTCTTCCAGCATTTCCATGCGGCGTCCGGCGAGCACCACCGTGAAGCCCGCGTTCATCAGCGCCAGCGACGCCGCGCGTCCGACGCCGGTGCCCGCACCCGTCACCACTGCAATCTTGTCGGCCATTGGTTTCCTGCCCTTGTGCTTTATGTTTTTGCGTCTGGTTCGGTCTTGTAGGGTGGTCTCGGAATATTCTGGTGCGCGGCGCGCAGCGCCGCCGACCAGCGCGAGCGCAAGTCGTGGAAATACGGCTCGCCCGCCTCGATGCGGTGATTGAGATCGGCGTCGCAGACGTCGGTGCGCACCACCAGCACGTCGATCGGTAGGCCGACGCCGAGATTGGAGCGCATGGTCGAGTCCATCGAGATCAGGCTGGTCTTCAGCGCCTCGTAGAGTTCGACGTCGTAATGCATGGCGCGGTCGAGCACCGGCTTGCCGTATTTGTGCTCGCCGATCTGCAAATAGGGCGTGTCGGTGGTGCATTCGATGAAGTTGCCGGCCGGGTACACCATGAACAGCCGCATCCGCGAGCCCTTGATCTGGCCGCCGAACAGGAACGAGACGTCGAAATTGATGTCCTCCGATTTCAGCGCGACGCCTTCGGTGGCGTGCACCGCGCGGATCGCCCGGCCGATGCGCTGCGCGGCCTGGAACATGGTCGGCGCGTTCATCAGCGTCTCGATCTCGCCGGTGTGCGGGTCTTCGAGTCCTTCGGTCAGGGTCGACAGCACCGACTGGCTGATCGCCAGATTCCCGGCGCTGGCGATTGCCATGATGCGCTCGCCAGGCTTGTTGAAGATGTGGAGCTTGCGAAAGGTCGAGACGTTGTCGAGCCCGGCATTGGTGCGGGTGTCGGCGATCATCACCAGCCCGTCCCGCACCAGCACTCCGCAACAATAGGTCATTCCCGGTCCTCGGAACCATCCGCGATGATCGACGGGAAACGTGTAGCCAATTTCAGGGGGCCATCCAACCCCAATTCCCCTTCATTCCCCTTGGCGCAGCCATCCCCGAACGGGTAGAAAACCACCCATCGTATCCGAAGCAGGGCGGCCATGCGAAAACCAGTTGTGATCGGCGGCATGATCGTGGCCGCGCAGATGTGGGGCATCTCTGCCGCCTGCGCGGGCCCCTGGGAAGACGGCATGGTGGCCTATAACCGCGGCTTACGTGCCGGCGATCCGGCTGTTCCGTCCGCTCGCCGAGACCGGAAACGCCAAGGCGCAACACCTGGTCGGGGTGATGTACCGGAAGGGGCAGGGCGTCGCGCGCAACTCGGCCCGCGCCTTCATGTGGCTCAGCCTCGCCGCCAGGCGCGGCGACGCCAGGGCCAAGGCGGAGCTGCAGCAGGTATCGCAGGCCATGAGCCCGCAGGAAATTTCACAGGCGGGCGAAATGGTGCAGACCTGCGAAGCGTCGAATTACCGGGCTTGCGAGTATTGACGTCGCCCCGTCGATTCGCGGCGCTGGTTGGCATCGCGTGTTTCAGAACCGAGAAGGCCTAGAGGCGGCTTCGCGCCGTCTCTCCGGCATGTGGTTCAGCTTCGTCGCGGGGAGCGCACTTCCTAAAGGACTAGGCGGCAGCCACGTCGCCGTCGATGTCCGTTTCCGTGACAGTTCTATTGCGGCCGGATTGTTTCGCTTGATAGAGCGCACGGTCGCATCGCTCGATCAGGGCCTCTGCCGATTCCGCCATCCGGAATTGCGCAACGCCGACTGAAACCGTGACGCTCGAAATCTCCTCGCCTGTCGCGCGTCGGGTCAGCCGCGCTTCCGAAATGCGGCGACGAATGCGTTCGGCGACCGCTGCACAAGCAGCGAGGTCGCTTCCGGGAAGCACTGCGATCAGCTCCTCCCCGCCGTAGCGAGCCGCATGATCGACATCGCGCACGCTGTCCAGCATGACCTTGGCCACCAGCCGGAGCACCTGGTCTCCGACCTGATGTCCGAAGCTGTCGTTGAATTTCTTGAAATGATCGATGTCGATCATCAGGGTGCTGAGCGGTTCGCCCGTCTCCATCGCGGCAATCAAAGCCGACCGAAAGAACTCATCCAGCGAACGCCGGTTGGCCAGCCCGGTGAGTGCATCGGTGTTCGAGCGTTGCTCTGCGAGCTTCAGCGAGTCGCGGATCTTGTCCAGTTCGTGCGACGTCTCGGCGAAATTGGCCTCCAAAGCCGAGGCCCGCGTCGTCGCCTTTGACAATTCGGTCACCAGCTTTTCGATGATCGATCTCGGATCGCTGGTTGTCTCAACTTGTGACGAGACCTCGCCGAGCGCTTCGATCTGGGTACGATTGTCGGAGATGGCTGCCGCGAGGAATTGCCTGGCGGTGGATATCACCCCTTGCAGCTGTTCGGGAAAATCACCGGCGGCGGTACCGGCATTGGACTGCGGGTTGACATAGGTCACGTAGAGTTCGTGATTGATCGCGGAATCGAATTTGCGTTTGTTGCCGATCAGAATATCGATGGTCTTTCTCAGCGCCGGCGAGGTGCCCATCGCATAGTTGAACCAGACCGCGAAATTGTTAGGCGTTGCAGGTACAGATTGTAGCGACATCGACCGGATCGCGCGGTCCGCAACCGTGGTTGCATATTCCACATCCATGTCGTTGAGGCTGTCGTCTGCCATGGTTGGTGCCGGTGATTCAGCAAAAATGCCGCCTGTATCTAAGGCATCCGAATTAAACTTTCACTAATCCTTTGCCGGGCAGGCCATTCAGATCACTGGTATTGCATCTCGTTCGCAGAAGTCGTTGCGCTGTGGAAAAGACGGCGTGGTCTGGGGAGCATCCATGGTTCACGGCTCGAACGCAGGTGCGCGCCGCCTCAGCCGATTTCCCGCGCGTCGCGCCGTCGATAGACCATCAGCATCAAGGGCGCGAGTTTGCGCAGCAATCCGTGCGCGAGGATCGGGGCAGGATCCGTGAACGGCAGCGCGAGATCCTTTTCCGGGACACCCCGCACGGCTTTGGAAAGTTCGTCGCCGAGCGACATCGTCAGCGCGACCGCGCGGCCGTTGCAGCCGGTCCAGCCATAAGCGTCAGGCCCGAGGCGGTGAATGCGCGGCAGGAAATCGGTGGTCATGCCGACATAGCCGTTCCAGACATAATCGAATTCGACTGCCCCGATCTGCGGCCACAGCCGCTGCAGGCGCTCGCCGACTCGCTGCTTGATCCTTTCCACCTTGTTGCCGGGACCGATCACGGCGCCGCCGGTGACAAGGCGATTCCGTGCGTCGTAGCGCGCAAAATAGAGTTCGCCGTGGGTATCGGACATCGCCTGCCGTCCGGGAATGATGGTTTTGCGCGCCGCCTCGGACAGCGGCTGCGTCGCCATCTGCCAGGACAGCACCGGCATGACTTCGTGTGCGATATCGGGCATCAGCGATTTCGAGAATTCGCCGGTATAGGCGTTGCTCGCCACGATCAGCGCCCGGCCGCTGATCTCGCCCTTTTCCGTTCTGACCACCCAGCGGCCGTTGCGCCGTTCGAACGAGGTTGCGGGCGAGCGCGCGTAGATTCGGCCGCCGCGTTCCAGCACGACGCGCGCCAGACCGCGCGCCAGCGCCAGCGGATTGATGTGGCCGCCGGTCTTGTTCCAGAAGCCGCCGAACCAGGCATCCGATCCCAGCATCTCCCGTGTCTGGTCGCGGGACAGCAGTTCGACCGCAGCGCCAAATTTCGACCATTGCCGCACCCGCCGCTCGGCGATCTTGATGCGCCCCGGCGAATGCACCGGCTGCACCCAGCCGGTCTGTTCGTGCTCGGCCTGGATCTGATAGCGCCGCGTGATGTCGAACAGCGTGGACGCGCTGTCGCGCAAAAGAGCGACGAAACGTTCGCCGGCGGCGCCGTGCCTTGCAATGATGTCCTCCGGGTCGGGCCGCGACAGGGTAGGGATCACCTGTCCGTTGTTGCGCCCCGAGGCACCCCAGCCCGGCTCCATGGCTTCGACGATGGTGACATCGACGCCGGCCTCGCGCAAATGCAGCGCCGTCGACAGACCCGTGAAGCCGCCGCCGATCACGATGACGTCGGTTTCCGCGTTCCCGGCGAACTCCGGCAGTTCCGGACCGGGCGGCGTCGCCGCCGCCCACAGCGAGTCGGGCCAGCGGACAGTTGCGGTATCAATCATCATCTTTCCTCGTCGATCGACGGCGGTGAAATCGGCATCGCTCCTTCGTTGCCTTGCAGACGCCGGATCGATCGGGTTAGCTTAGTGTCCAATTCATGCCGGGGAAATAACAGAGTGACACTCAAGAATGTCATCGGAATCGATCATGCCGTGGTCATGGTCAGGGATCTCGACAAGGCCGCCGCGAACTGGAAGCGGCTCGGCTTCACGATATCGC
The genomic region above belongs to Bradyrhizobium sediminis and contains:
- a CDS encoding SDR family oxidoreductase, whose amino-acid sequence is MADKIAVVTGAGTGVGRAASLALMNAGFTVVLAGRRMEMLEETKKLGDNVGKSLCVSADMTDPGSIAALFAKVMDTYGRLDVLFNNAGMGAPPVNFEDLSLEQWQAVVNTNLTGPFLCTQHAFRIMKDQTPRGGRIINNGSISAHAPRPFSAAYTSTKHAITGLTKASNLDGRMYDIAVGQVDIGNAATPMTDRMVAGVLQPDGRKIPEPRMDAKAVGDAVAYMAGLPLDANVLFMTVMATKMPFVGRG
- a CDS encoding GGDEF domain-containing protein; translation: MSLQSVPATPNNFAVWFNYAMGTSPALRKTIDILIGNKRKFDSAINHELYVTYVNPQSNAGTAAGDFPEQLQGVISTARQFLAAAISDNRTQIEALGEVSSQVETTSDPRSIIEKLVTELSKATTRASALEANFAETSHELDKIRDSLKLAEQRSNTDALTGLANRRSLDEFFRSALIAAMETGEPLSTLMIDIDHFKKFNDSFGHQVGDQVLRLVAKVMLDSVRDVDHAARYGGEELIAVLPGSDLAACAAVAERIRRRISEARLTRRATGEEISSVTVSVGVAQFRMAESAEALIERCDRALYQAKQSGRNRTVTETDIDGDVAAA
- a CDS encoding NupC/NupG family nucleoside CNT transporter, translated to MLQLQSAFGVLALLLIAWAFGENRRAVSLRQAAIGLAVTLLTAVALIKLPFVVYGFGVINDAVGAISAASRAGTSFVFGYLGGAALPFDLKAPGAAFILAFQALPVVLVMSVLTTLLFYWKILPPVVRGMAWLLERTLRVGGAVGLSTAANIFLGMVEAPLFIRPYLAQLTRSELFLVMTGGMAGIAGTVLVLYATLLAPLIPDAAVHFVIASVLGAPAAILVSLIMVPETSDRRTAGALADPRGDPRVAFIDSRVAQADPDIHASSTMDAIVKGTTAGLELLLNIIAMLIVLVALVYLANAILGLLPNVGGAAISMQRMLGYVMAPVCWLMGLPWPQAVTAGSLMGIKTVLNELIAYVDLSKLGPDALEPRSRLIMLYAMCGFANFGSLGIMIGGLGTMAPERRDEINALGLKSIVSGTLTTCLMGAIVGVLN
- a CDS encoding proteasome-type protease, whose translation is MTYCCGVLVRDGLVMIADTRTNAGLDNVSTFRKLHIFNKPGERIMAIASAGNLAISQSVLSTLTEGLEDPHTGEIETLMNAPTMFQAAQRIGRAIRAVHATEGVALKSEDINFDVSFLFGGQIKGSRMRLFMVYPAGNFIECTTDTPYLQIGEHKYGKPVLDRAMHYDVELYEALKTSLISMDSTMRSNLGVGLPIDVLVVRTDVCDADLNHRIEAGEPYFHDLRSRWSAALRAAHQNIPRPPYKTEPDAKT
- a CDS encoding tetratricopeptide repeat protein; its protein translation is MPAIRLFRPLAETGNAKAQHLVGVMYRKGQGVARNSARAFMWLSLAARRGDARAKAELQQVSQAMSPQEISQAGEMVQTCEASNYRACEY
- a CDS encoding NAD(P)/FAD-dependent oxidoreductase yields the protein MIDTATVRWPDSLWAAATPPGPELPEFAGNAETDVIVIGGGFTGLSTALHLREAGVDVTIVEAMEPGWGASGRNNGQVIPTLSRPDPEDIIARHGAAGERFVALLRDSASTLFDITRRYQIQAEHEQTGWVQPVHSPGRIKIAERRVRQWSKFGAAVELLSRDQTREMLGSDAWFGGFWNKTGGHINPLALARGLARVVLERGGRIYARSPATSFERRNGRWVVRTEKGEISGRALIVASNAYTGEFSKSLMPDIAHEVMPVLSWQMATQPLSEAARKTIIPGRQAMSDTHGELYFARYDARNRLVTGGAVIGPGNKVERIKQRVGERLQRLWPQIGAVEFDYVWNGYVGMTTDFLPRIHRLGPDAYGWTGCNGRAVALTMSLGDELSKAVRGVPEKDLALPFTDPAPILAHGLLRKLAPLMLMVYRRRDAREIG